From Mugil cephalus isolate CIBA_MC_2020 chromosome 4, CIBA_Mcephalus_1.1, whole genome shotgun sequence:
GGTTGGAAGCTGCGGTTTGTAATACTGTTGAAGTGTACTGTGTCCTATCAACACGTTTTTATCATTCCCATAATCCTCATTAGTCAGTGACCTCAACTAAATAGCAGAAACAATTCTGTGTTTAAATCGGAACAGAACTCTAAACTACATCCCTTCAAAATGATCATGCAGTGAGTGTATATAGACAAATTACAAGGTACACGTAGCTAATGTCTAATCCTGTCATTTGTGGTGACTACAATATTCAGTTAGTAATTAGGTGTAGCACataaattatttcaaatttgCAGAGTATCTCCTTAATTCTTTAAAATATAACTGACACATCTGTCATCTAACAAATGTGGAAAAGTCACACATTGTTACAGTAGCTGCAACTATTTGGCTATAAAGGTTGAATGTTGTTAATAAATTACCTAAATTATTAAGTAAATATCAAACTATTGTCCAATTGATTTTCCAAGCTATGTTGCATTGTATCATAGGAGGTTGAGACTCCCAGTGTCGTATGAATACAACAGCAGGTTACATACAAGTGTGATTTTTGATTAAAATTTTTGATCTGCTCCTTGTCTCATTCCTTCTTGGTCTGGTAGAacctaataaaaacacaactcacGTTGCACTCACAAGCACCACACGACTGCGGGGACCCCGGAGAGTGTGGAGTATTAGGTATCAGGAAAACAGATCCAGCAGATATTATTGCCTGCTGCTTATAGGAACTCAGATTTTGGGAGGAAAGAGTTCACACGAGGAACTACTGTAGGAACGCATTTGAGAGAGACCCAACTCACAACAGCTTTGTTAGCAACACCGGGACGACAATAAAGGAGTGAACATCAGCTCCAGTGAGGTTTGCATATGTCATAATCTCCCCCTTTTAATCTGTATTAAACTCTCGCCATAGTTTTTCTCGAAGTGACTCTTATTCAGCATGTGAAACTTTCTGTCTACAACATTGTCACGGCTCAACTACTATCAGCGTTAAGGCAGAGACCATCCTGATTTACACGACCAGATGCTGCTTTTATACCTCCACCCACACTAATGAGACAAGGCCGTCAGCTCACTGTCAGGAGGTGAGTTCAACGTAGCAAGTTGTTAGATTACGTGAACGATGATCACGAATGCACCATAATCCAGTTACATGGAACCACTTGCAGAGCAGTTACACACCCCAATGACTAATTTACACAATGGCATTTTCAAATACAGCACATCACAACACCCCAACCACTCAAACCTGCTGCATACTGGATACAAGCATTAAGTAAACTGACAAAATGTAACAATAAAAgcactaaatcccccttcatgactgtaatattcagtttatgttgaaatggtGCAAAAAAAGGCAGTAATTGAACTGTATGAACTGATTGAACtgtattttggaggatgtagttagAGTAGAACGGAAACAGTGCagacacaaaatatatacaaaatagtgcaaagtgTACTATTTTCAAGAgagttaaaacaataaaagcgttgaatatatatataaaaaatataaaaagaaatgtaaaaatgtatttttgcgGTGAAGACACcaggttgtcaaaataataggaacacctGTTTAACAAAATTGTAACAAAATTTAGTGTAGTACAAACTGCAGCACACaatagaaaacacagttgaatcaataGCCCTTtgagttattaaaaacaaaacaaaacaaaacaacaataacaccaTAAGCCTTCATAAGATTTTTACTGGGACTGTTATTAATTTTACTAGTGaatctaatgaactggcaagtgagtattTGTTGCCACATGTCATGCTGGGGTATCTGATTGACACTCTCTCTGCTCCCGCTGGTGACCATATAAGAACCTTGAAAGAACTTAACCAAGCACATTAGATTAAGCAGATCTCATTCGAAGCATACAATCAGATAAATCAAATCTGTGAGATATTTGTATCTATTGTAACAATGTCCTGAGAAAATGACACCAGTATCATTAGATTGAAtttcaatgatttttttttgcccccacACTGAAATAACAATgacagtgtgttttattaagCAATTATGTGTGAATGAAATTCCCCATAGAGTCTTAATTAAGCTCAGGTTTGTGATTATATTGCAGGACCTTAAAAGGGCAATCCAGTAATGCATTTGGATTGCAATTCATCAGAACCTACTAAACAGGTCCTGTCCAGATGTGCTACGATAATACTCATGAAAAACACGCAAACAAAGTCTGCTAGTCCCAGCAACCTTTGAAACGAACTGAGgagtaaatgaaaataaacggTATCGAGATGAATCAAATGGCTTAACCCGTCAAGCTTAAATAAAAGCCGAGAAGTAAAGGGTTCAGGTTCGGCCACTTGTCTATTTTTATGAGAATGACGTTGTCGCCATCTAGCGGTCAAGCACACAATTACgtagtttacatttttaaaacatctccAAATTTTTAAGCTAAAATTGCTAAGCAAAGTGCTAAAAACATAGGTGGAAAAATGCTATCATACACAGAGTGCTGTTTAGTAGATATTTACCTTTTTAGGGTCATCATAAAATACTCCAATCTCTGCAAGTCCTGGGCCAATATAGTTAGACTCCTTAAAAAGTTGACCGCTGTTTCTGTAAGGTCCTTGTTTGAATTTGTAGGCGAATGTAATCTTTTTTATGGGTGGGCGTCCAGTTAGGACAGCGATCTCTGAAAGGAGTCCCGAATACAAAATGTAACTGGCCAGTGTTAGAAGACTTAGGAGGCTAACGACTACACACAGACTGACCCAGTCTGGCATGGTAGCTTACCAACAGGCGGACCAGGTACCGTTATTTAGCTGCTACCGTACACTAAACACGGCTTTAATAGCTGTAACAAGTTGTCATGTTTCAAATAATCGCTTGTCGTTTCCCTTCAGTATTTGTACTTGTTTGAAATTATAAATTTCACTACGCGGCAACAATAGCAGCAGATTGCACATTGCACGGGACTTCCTGGAACGTACCATTTACTCCGATCACGGGGGTGAGCGTTACAAATAATTTGTAAATCttttagaaagaaaacatatccatgaatgtgtgtttttataagcCACATCTACTATAATTAAATAGTGGTGTTTGAGTTCACTGTCAAATTTTGCAGAGGTTgtttcataaataataataatttcgaTGCACGATGTTATCATTGCTAATGCTTAAATTTGTCACGCAGAGTCCAGAGCAAATATGGACTTCGGGGGGATGGTACTGAGTGAACATAATTTGTCATATTTGGCTAAAAGTAATGTACATTTTATAATTATGTAGTACAGCACAATAGGCTACAAGGACAGACTAGTTCCTTGTAGAGAAATGGACAATTGTGAGTCATAGTTAATCAAGAATTGCAACATTGATAACTGAAATCATGTCTTtgtgattaaatgttaatttttttcggaaataaataataacgatttaaaaataaataaataattgcgACAGTAAAGCCATGAGGTGTGTGTCATCTAAATGCCCCGCCCTCAAAGAGGCTGGTCTTGGAAGTAGTGATGACAGAATAAAGTTAAACTGGGCGTCTTGTTCGCGCAATTTTCACTCGCGCAATTCGTAAGAATGTCTGGGAATCTGAAAAGGTTTTACGACGTGACAGCTAAGCTGCTGTCCGGAGAAACATTCAGCTTTTCTTCGCTGAAGGGGAAAGTTGTTCTCATTGAGAATGTTGCGTCTCTATGAGGAACAACAATCAGGGATTACACTCAAATGAACGAGCTGCACTCCCGCTACTCCTCCAAGGGGCTCGTTATTCTGGGTGTTCCCTGCAATCAGTTCGGACATCAGGTAAGACAGCTGTGTCCTTGTATATCATATGATCACATATGACTAAGTGCACACACGTGTGTTTCCAATTTTTGACCAGTTTGGtgacttttatttcagttaaaaacatCAGTAAGATACTTAAACGATCAAAGTGTGCTCAGAAGTACCTATATGCAGCTGAATTGTGATGTGTAGCGTTATACTAATCACTAATAGTGAATTATTACTAACTAAAGCATCTTAGATGACAATGGTGAACTGCTGGAATACCACTGGTTCATaccatatttttatgttatatCTGCCTAATAATCAGTAACATCCTGTGTGGCTGTGAAATGTAGTCTACAATTAAATGCACCTGTTACTACAAGAATATATTAGCATAAAATGCAAATACTGCAGTGCTCTGTAATTTGTCCATGTTTGTGTACTTTTATAACAGGAGAATGGCAACAACGATGAAATCCTCAGGTGTCTGAAGTACGTCCGTCCAGGGAATGGCTTTGAACCAAAGTTCCAGCTCCTGGAGAAGGTGGATGTGAATGGAAAGGATGCCCACCCACTGTTTGTCTATCTCAAGGAAAAACTCCCAATCCCCAGTGATGATGCTGTGTCTCTCATGACTGATCCAAAGTTTGTCATTTGGAGTCCAGTGTGTAGGAATGACATATCCTGGAACTTTGAGAAGTTCCTGATCGGTCCTGATGGGGAGGCTTACAAGCGCTACAGCAGACATTTCCTCACTATTGACATAGAAACAGATATTAAAGAGCTACTTAAGAGGGTCAAGTAAAATGCACTGCAACACACTAAGGGTGACTGTTAGGATATCAGTAACAGCCACCCTGACTAAAGTGATTAATCAGCAGACACAAATGTTTAGGGTATTTTATCTTTACTTCCAGATTCACGGCTTTGAGTCGATTTGAGCTCTGCAAAGGGAGAGATATTTACAGTTCATACACTATGGTTGTTCAGCCTATTTACTGAATGAAAAAACTGCTTGAAATATATCTGTGAGGGGAGTTTCTgatgaaaatgtaaaagtttGACCCTACCAAAGTGTAtaattgtaaatgttttcaattgatggactgaaaaaaaataaataaatatgctatATTatatctgtgttgtgtttttttgtataaatacatacaaacacgtttatttaaatacaaaataataagtGTACGTAGTTAATAAGTATTAAAGTGTAAAGAAATGTATGTAATTCATGTAAACAAACGTGTTTTATCTCCAATAAAATTTACAACAATAATACAATCTTCCAGGTTCTAAACTTTGCTGGACGGGCTTTTATACAGTGGCTGTGAATGGACAcgaaatgtgttattttaagtTGGCTCCGATGGTGATGTGATTTCGATTAACTTGTAACTAAAAGCAGAACCATATCTCTCTGGTCCATCTTCGCGGTGCTTCCTGGATGAAAACAGATTGGTCATCCTCGATTGAACGTGACGCGAAACTGCAACTCGTCCAACATGGCTGGCCAGGAAGACCCGGTGCAAAGAGAGATTCACCAAGATTGGGCGAATCGAGAGTATATAGAAGTCATTACGAGCAGTATCAAGAAGATAGCCGACTTCCTTAACTCGTTTGGTAAGCTCTGTGTGGATATTTTGATTGCTGAGCTAGCTCTTCGGCTGTTGCTAGcattgatgttgatgtttgCAGTGACCACTCCCAGCTAGCAGTTAGCTTGGCCGCTAGCTGAGAGCTTGTTATTGTTGTTTAGGAGGATGATGGCGACAATTTAGAGTGGAATTGTTTTACACCTTCGTTTGCTTGTTCGGCAACGCTGGCTGCTTgacaaatgtcaaactgttGAATTGAGTTACACTTAGTATATTCGATGGCTAACGCCTATACGGCTACCGTAAGAGCTAATGCTAGTCTTCCCGGTTGTGATAAACATCTACCATACTAGCAGCTGAGCGGAGGCATACGATCCGAATGACACAGTGCTCTCTAAACAGTAGTTGTCACCTGTGACACTTGTAATCGACAGCATTTTCAGTCAAGCTACACTGAATGAAATGTCACGACTGTAGATGATAACACGCTAAATACAATATCTCCCCAACAGATATGTCATGTCGATCTCGCCTGGCCACCCTCAATGAGAAGTTGACGGCGTTGGAAAGGAGGATTGAATATATCGAGGCCAGAGTAAGTATGCCACAACAATGAAattaatttttgtgtttattcgTTTCCGACTAATATAACCATTGAATTGCTGTTTATCTCAATACAGGTGACAAAAGGAGAAACCTTGACCTAGCTTCCATCATGAACATTCATAGCATCCTCGAGCTACCTGCCCACTTCCCATtctgattttttgtttgtttgtttttttgaatatgTGTGATGGACCACTCTCCATTTTTGGGACCATGTGGACCATTTTTATATTATGTGGCTgggttttgtgttgttttatttcataacACATTTGTATACAACACGTGGGTCTGTCTTGAGTGTCAGTGACTCAAGCATCATCAATGTTACAGAACAAAACTACATAAGTATTggttaaaaatatgtatattctGGAGCTCAATTATAGATCTGGTATCAGCACAATTTGTTGACCAACTGTATGATATATTTCATCATTATCAGTTCAAATAATTATAAAGGGTAACATTCTTGTGTGCCAAGTTAATCAAGTAATTGTGGAGTCACCTTTATTAAGGAACTAACTGTACAGTGAACTGTGTGATGTTTTGGAATTTAAATACTGTAATAAATGAAAGTCAATAGTCTTGTTTCCTGTTGCTGTCTTACAATCATATTTAACTTTGTTGGTTAAGTATGTTGTCATATTGAATTTAATCTATTTCTATGGAGCACTGAACACTTACATAAAGCAGACAGGCTCACAAGGATACACATAAGGGCATCCAGCTgaacaaacatttacagtatcTCCCATAGGAAGATAGATTTTGAGCATAACGTTTATTATAGCTCAACGTGCTTATACAGATTTTGGTGCACACATTGGAAGAGTCCATAGCAGTTGAGTTAAACGTATGAGTAAACATTGTAAGAATAAGAAGCTACCCTGCAGTACAAAGTGAATTGAATTAACTGGCATTCTGGAGGAATTAAACACATTGCTCACAGCATTGGGGTTTAATATGCTTTAAGATAATATCATTTAACGACCACTGACATCTCTAatgcattaattaattaagtaaCACGCTCCTATATTGCAAATAAGAACGCCAAAAACAAACGGTAAAATGGCGGAAATATATAGAGGTGTGACTTTCGGCCCTCGGTTTTGACTTTCAGGCAGTCCTTCGGGCTATGCTCCATCGATATTCAAGTAACGTGTTTCCGCTTTTTTTCCCGACATTTAAGTCCCTAACTTCCGCAAATTTCATCCGTAGCCATGAGTCGCGACACAAATCTCATGTAACTTCGGCCGTATCATCAAGTGGGGACGGACAGAGAA
This genomic window contains:
- the LOC125006609 gene encoding glutathione peroxidase 1-like, whose translation is MSGNLKRFYDVTAKLLSGETFSFSSLKGKVVLIENVASLUGTTIRDYTQMNELHSRYSSKGLVILGVPCNQFGHQENGNNDEILRCLKYVRPGNGFEPKFQLLEKVDVNGKDAHPLFVYLKEKLPIPSDDAVSLMTDPKFVIWSPVCRNDISWNFEKFLIGPDGEAYKRYSRHFLTIDIETDIKELLKRVK
- the brk1 gene encoding probable protein BRICK1, yielding MAGQEDPVQREIHQDWANREYIEVITSSIKKIADFLNSFDMSCRSRLATLNEKLTALERRIEYIEARVTKGETLT